The Helicobacter canis genomic sequence GTGCTGCCTAGAGAGCTGCCGCTCTTTGATAAGCTAGGATTCTATGCGATGGGGTTTGGGGAGTTTATGCCAAATGCCATTGAGCTGGGCTTGGTCATTATGGTGGCGGGGCTGATTTTGCTACCGACAAATGACCCTATCAAAAAGCGGTGGTTTTTCTTTGTGGTGTGGTTTGTGATGATGTATTTTGCTTTGCATTTGGTCATTGGCGGGATCGCACATAGATTTACCATACTTTTTACCACGATTTTGCTGGGATTTTTGCTCTTTGTAGGGCTGCGTAGATTCTCCATACTCGCGCTATTTTTTGCTGGGGCGTGCTTGCTTTATAAGCTTAAAACTATGCTCTTTGGCAAGGAAAATATCTATCTTTTTGATAGCTATGGGATCTATGGGAAGTGGTTTTACTATATTTTTAAGGAGTTGTGATGGATTCTACATTAGCGGTGTTTTGGCGGTATAAGTGGGTGTTTATTGTGGTGCTTGCTTTGGTGCTTGGTGTAGGGGGTGTGGGGATATTATACAAGCAGCGCACCGCGCAAAATGCTAGCCTAAGTGCTGGGGATAATTATGCGTTTTTTATCCTATCAAAGAGTGCGACTAGATCGCCTAACTCTCAAAGCGCGTATTTTGTGAGCAATAGGATCTTAAACCCGCTCCTTAGCCGCCTGTATGCAAAGCCTCTGGAGAATGTGGGCAGAGAAATCGCGCATATAATTCAGGGCAAAATGTGGATTCTAGCACCGGCTGGGTATTCGATGAGCTATGCTGATGTGTATTGGTGTGTTTATCCAGCAGAGAGTGAGAGCCAAGCAAAGCAAGTAGCCCAAGCGGTGCAAAAGGAGCTAGACTCTGCGCCAGAGGTGCAAGCCCTTTTAGACTCTCTTGGCTTTTTGCGCGATTTGCAGCCCAAGAGCGATGAGGTAGCGGCGTGGATGGCTGGGGTTGATGATATTCTTAACAATGGCTTTTTCATCTACTCTAGCCCTGCTAAAACTTATGCCAAAGGCTTCCGCGATCTAAGTGTGCTAAAAGAGGGCGTGGGGAGTCATTATGGTGGCAAAAGTATGTGGATACTGCTTTGTGTGAGTGGCTTTGTCTGCGCGATTTTGGCGGTATTTATCGCGGAGTTTGTGCGCGGCTTAAAAAGCGCAAGGGCTAATAATGCCAAAAGATAATGCCCTGCCCATCGTGCTATGCGCTGATGAGAGCTATGTCAAATACGCAAGCGTGGTGATGATCTCTGTGCTAGAGACAACGCAAGCAGATATTACTTTCTATCTCCTAAGCGATAGCCCCCTATCTCTAGCCACACAAGCCAAGCTCTCGCGCATAGAATCCACCTACCCCAATGCTAGTATTTCACACTCTTGCCACTCTCTAGCACGCTTTGTATCCTTGCCCACCCAAGGCGAGAATGACAGCCATATCACCTACTTGCGCTTATTGCTAGACTCTATCTTGCCCCCTAGCATTGGCAAATGCGTCTATCTTGATTGCGATGTGCTAGTGCGCACAGATATTGCTAGGCTTTTTTCTTATGAGTTGCACGGCGCGCTTTTGGGTGCGGTGCGTGATCTAGCCTTTAATGACGCTTCTAGCGCGTGTAGCAATCACTTGGGATTTTACTTCAATGCTGGAGTTTTGCTGCTAGATATGGAGAAGTGGCGAGAGTCAAAGGCTAGTAAGCGACTCTTCCGTCTAATCGCCACACGCCCAGAAATCACGCAAGGCTTCCACGATCAAAATCTCTTAAATGAGTGCTTTTGTGATGAGGTGAGTGAGCTGCCGTTTGGGTGGAATGTGATTGCAGCTCCGCCACACATCTTGCGCTTTTTACAAGAGGATTCGGCTTTGGGTGAGCAATGCGGCAGTGTTGCAAACTTTGTGAAAGGCACGACCACAAAGGTCGCTAACCTTCCCCAAAGTTTGCAAAGCTTCCACAGCCCCACCGCAACTCCTAGAATCCTAGAAGAAAAATCGTCATCGCGAGCCGCGCAAAGCGGCGTGGCGATCCATAGCCTAGAATCTAGTTTTGCAAAAGTGGATTCTAGGGCAAGGGCAGTTGATTCTAGTATGGATTGCCACGCAACCGCTACCGCGCTTGCTCGCAATGACAAAGCTGCAGTGGATTGCCACGACTTGCCAAGCAAGTCTCGCAATGACAAAAACAACGCGATATGTAAAAAAGTGGATTCTAGGGAAAATGCTGAAAATGTAGAAAACTCCACACAGGATTCTAGGATTTTTGACAAAAACGCCGCAACTCTAAGCAAGCCACAGGCGGAAGCAAACGAGGATTCTGGGGCAAACGCCCAAAATGTAAGCGAGTCAGCAAAGGATTCTAGGATTTTGGAGATAGAATCGGGGTTTTTCAAGCCGCGCAAGGAGATAAGACTTGGAGGTCTATCGACGAAGCGCGGCGATGAAATCCACGATTCTAGCCCGAAAGCCGAATCCACCAAAGAAGCTCAATCAATGCTCTCTCGCCACAGCCGCGCCGCTTATGACAGCGCACTTACATCTCCCCATATCGTGCATTTTGCCGCACAGCCTAAGCCGTGGGGACGCGTGTGCTACATCAAGCAAGTAGAATCCACCTTAGAGCTTATCGAGTATGCAAACCCTTATGCCAAGCAGTGGTGGGAAGTAGCGCGTAAAAGCCCCTTTTTCACAGAGATTTTGCGCGCCTTTATCGCCCCCACTTTGCAAGCATATAAGACAAAGGCAATTTTTGCTACTAAGACCAAAGCCCCTAGAATCTATGCTGCCCTGCACGCCCTAGCAAGACTCTTTACCCCTTCTAATCCCAGCCACAAGGACACATAATGCCAAGCTATCAAAATCTAGATCCTAGCCCCAAGCCCCCAAGGCTTAAAATCTGCTTTGATGCACGCACGCTTATGTATATCACGCGTTCCAGTGCAAATCGCAGCGGCATCACACTTAGTGCCTACCAAATCCTGCTAGCCTTAAGCAAGATCTGTGAAGTTAGGCTTTTTAGCGAGCTGGAGTTCTACACACTTTGCAAAAGAGAGTGCGCCAAGCTTGATAGCCTAAGGGGCTTTAGCTTTGTCAATAGATTTAGTCCTTTAGAGCGCGCTTTGTCCTATCTGTGCTATCAAAAATACTCCATTTGCCACTATTTGCGCGAAAGAAATCACCCCATTTTAGATCGCGCTATGCGGGCGGTGTTTTTGCCATTTATCATTCTAGCGCGCTATCACAAGCTAGGATCAAGCACGCTAGAATCCATACAGAGCTGCGATATTATCTTCTCTCCTTACTATGCCTTTGCCAAAGAGATCGCCGCACTTGAGTGCGTGCGCTTCACGCTTCTACACGATGTGATCCCAATTGTCTATGAAGAGCATTTTAGAATGAGTGATATACCTATTGATAAGCTATTGAGACAGGTATTGAGACAGGTATTGAGACAGGTATTGAGACAGCGGCACGATTTTTATGACATAGCCGACTCGCTTAATGTAAAGGACTTTTATATCACAAACTCTGCTTTTACCAAAGCCGACTTCCTTAAGCACTTCCCCACTAGGCTTTGTGAGAGCCATATCAGCGTAGCACTGCTTGGCGCAGATAGGGAGATATTTTACAGAGATTTTGATGAGCGCAAAAACGCGCAAATAAGAGAGCGATACCATATCCCGCACAATGCGCACTATATCTTTAGCCTATGCTCGCTAGACCCTAGGAAAAACTTGATTTTTGTCGCGCGAAATTTCATCGAGTGTATCAAAAAGCACAATATCAATGACCTAGTGCTAGTGCTTGGAGGTGGGGCGTGGGAGAGCTTCATAGGTGAGCTAGAATCTAGCTTTGACTCTTTAGGAGAGTGGCGCAGCAAGATTATCCGCGCGGGCTATGTTGAGGATAGGCACTTGGCAAATCTCTTTAGCCATAGTCTTGCTAGCGTGTATCTCTCTACTTATGAGGGCTTTGGGCTGCCGGTGCTAGAGTCTATGAGCTGCGGCTGCCCGACTATCGCTTCTAGCACGACTTCTGTGCCTGAAGTGCTGGGCAGTGGCGGCATAGCCCTAGACCCAAATGACGCCCTAGGCTTGCAAGAAGCGATTTACAAAATTTATAGCGATGAGAGCTATGCTAGGGAGTTAAGTCAAAGGGCTTTAGAGCAGGCGGGTAGGTTTAGCTGGGGGGCGTGTGCTAGGGAGATGTATAGCGCATTCTCACACGCTTTAGGCAAGTGGGATTCGGCTTTGGGTGAGCAATGCGGCAGTGTTGCAAAAATTGTGAAAGGCACGACCGCCAAGGTCGCTAACCTTCCCCAAAGTTTGCAAAGCTCCCACAGCCCCACCACAAATCCTAGAATCCTAGAAGAAGAAAGCCGAGCGTCATTGCGAGACACTGCGCCAGCAGTGGCGCGGCAATCCACACAAACAACCACGCAAGTAGATTCTAGTATGGATTGCCACGCAACCGCTACCGCGCTTGCTCGCAATGACAGCAACAACGCCCCAACTCTAAACGAGCTAGCAAAGGATTCTAGGATTTTTGAAAGCAAAGTCCAAAAAGTAAGCGAATCGCAGGCGGCAGGATTTTGCGATGATTTTGTGGGTTGTCAAGGCGGGGGCGAAGGGATTTACCTAGGCGGTAATGAGCAAGCCCACGCCGCAGACTCCCGCAAAAGCGCGCAAAAGCCAACGCCAAAACT encodes the following:
- a CDS encoding glycosyltransferase family 1 protein, with the protein product MPSYQNLDPSPKPPRLKICFDARTLMYITRSSANRSGITLSAYQILLALSKICEVRLFSELEFYTLCKRECAKLDSLRGFSFVNRFSPLERALSYLCYQKYSICHYLRERNHPILDRAMRAVFLPFIILARYHKLGSSTLESIQSCDIIFSPYYAFAKEIAALECVRFTLLHDVIPIVYEEHFRMSDIPIDKLLRQVLRQVLRQVLRQRHDFYDIADSLNVKDFYITNSAFTKADFLKHFPTRLCESHISVALLGADREIFYRDFDERKNAQIRERYHIPHNAHYIFSLCSLDPRKNLIFVARNFIECIKKHNINDLVLVLGGGAWESFIGELESSFDSLGEWRSKIIRAGYVEDRHLANLFSHSLASVYLSTYEGFGLPVLESMSCGCPTIASSTTSVPEVLGSGGIALDPNDALGLQEAIYKIYSDESYARELSQRALEQAGRFSWGACAREMYSAFSHALGKWDSALGEQCGSVAKIVKGTTAKVANLPQSLQSSHSPTTNPRILEEESRASLRDTAPAVARQSTQTTTQVDSSMDCHATATALARNDSNNAPTLNELAKDSRIFESKVQKVSESQAAGFCDDFVGCQGGGEGIYLGGNEQAHAADSRKSAQKPTPKLKKE
- a CDS encoding glycosyltransferase family 8 protein, which produces MPKDNALPIVLCADESYVKYASVVMISVLETTQADITFYLLSDSPLSLATQAKLSRIESTYPNASISHSCHSLARFVSLPTQGENDSHITYLRLLLDSILPPSIGKCVYLDCDVLVRTDIARLFSYELHGALLGAVRDLAFNDASSACSNHLGFYFNAGVLLLDMEKWRESKASKRLFRLIATRPEITQGFHDQNLLNECFCDEVSELPFGWNVIAAPPHILRFLQEDSALGEQCGSVANFVKGTTTKVANLPQSLQSFHSPTATPRILEEKSSSRAAQSGVAIHSLESSFAKVDSRARAVDSSMDCHATATALARNDKAAVDCHDLPSKSRNDKNNAICKKVDSRENAENVENSTQDSRIFDKNAATLSKPQAEANEDSGANAQNVSESAKDSRILEIESGFFKPRKEIRLGGLSTKRGDEIHDSSPKAESTKEAQSMLSRHSRAAYDSALTSPHIVHFAAQPKPWGRVCYIKQVESTLELIEYANPYAKQWWEVARKSPFFTEILRAFIAPTLQAYKTKAIFATKTKAPRIYAALHALARLFTPSNPSHKDT